In one window of Henckelia pumila isolate YLH828 chromosome 1, ASM3356847v2, whole genome shotgun sequence DNA:
- the LOC140874683 gene encoding uncharacterized protein At5g43822-like: MDSIIKKYQQKFRKIKAESSRWDELQTRLTSQFSNAAAIIQRLQVIQDSGNYGILKCVEDIEDAILGKQMESLQTILLSMNNTLEEFRGVVSSLEKIVHESGQLAGTGSSQPTAKQLRQRIGIKPCLENCLDGLWLLEEMYQSEYLLKLSVVSALPAIALNPSASADLGALQQLLIDQPNIPRGEVQYIYDIIFAEEIS; the protein is encoded by the exons ATGGActcaattataaaaaaatatcagcAGAAATTCAGAAAAATAAAGGCCGAATCGAGCCGGTGGGATGAGCTTCAAACTCGGCTAACTTCACAATTTTCTAATGCCGCTGCCATTATTCAGAGGTTGCAG GTAATCCAAGATTCAGGAAACTATGGAATCTTGAAATGTGTTGAGGACATTGAAGATGCTATATTGGGAAAGCAAATGGAATCCTTGCAAACCATCTTGCTCTCAATGAACAACACCTT GGAAGAATTTCGTGGAGTTGTATCATCGCTCGAGAAGATAGTTCATGAAAGTGGGCAACTGGCAGGAACTGGCTCTTCTCAGCCAACAGCAAAGCAGTTGAGGCAACGAATAGGCATTAAGCCATGTCTTGAAAATTGTTTAGATGGACTTTGGCTTCTTGAAGAGATGTATCAATCAGA GTATCTTCTTAAACTATCTGTGGTATCTGCACTTCCGGCTATTGCACTTAATCCCAG TGCAAGTGCTGATTTAGGAGCCCTTCAGCAACTCCTGATTGATCAACCAAACATTCCTCGAGGAGAAG